From Hermetia illucens chromosome 6, iHerIll2.2.curated.20191125, whole genome shotgun sequence, one genomic window encodes:
- the LOC119659340 gene encoding probable cytochrome P450 28d1 produces the protein MGPIELIFIVTALFGFLIYVFLVYNFNYWKKRGVDGPKPRPLFGNFPSILSQSRHLTYDVDDIYRGYKSKERFVGIFALRSPQLLVLDPKLAQEILVSNFKSFHDNEFGRMVHKDLDPVLSRNPFMLTGSEWKDKRAEVTPALTTLRIKASYPVMQEVCAKMTKYLELETLKPIEGGLNAKELATRFTTEVVANCVYGVEAGAFEDGECKIREMGAKLMSQSLSIQLYFLFVSLFPRMTNICRMRMVTHDTERFFADLMETAIRLRKETKSDRVDFLNYLLQLQEKKNLSTLEMAAHTMTFFLDGFETSSVLISNCLHLLAEHRDIQQKLRDEINAAVASEGGLSYEKLLDLPYLEQCINETLRLRTPLPSNTKLCTENCEIRTSKDKIIQLEKGTVVSIPYYSFHHDSDYYPDPEKFDPERFSPENGGVKKYKDMGVFLPFGDGPRICLGMRFAQCQSKAAIAEIIRNWEIAVDPQTKSEFVIDPKQFLCLPEGGTWLDFRRIVN, from the exons ATGGGTCCGATcgaattaatttttattgtaactgcccttttcggatttttgatTTATGTATTTTTGGTGTATAACTTCAATTATTGGAAGAAACGTGGTGTCGATGGACCGAAACCCAGACCGCTTTTCGGGAACTTCCCTAGCATTCTTTCTCAATCGCGTCATTTAACTTACGATGTAGACGATATCTACCG TGGATACAAATCGAAGGAACGATTTGTAGGTATTTTTGCTTTACGATCTCCCCAGCTTTTAGTGCTTGATCCGAAGCTGGCCCAAGAAATTCTAGTCTCCAACTTCAAAAGCTTCCACGATAATGAGTTTGGAAGAATG gttCATAAAGATCTGGATCCAGTTTTGTCACGGAACCCTTTTATGCTTACTGGCTCCGAATGGAAGGATAAGCGAGCAGAAGTTACACCAGCTTTAACAACCCTTCGA ATTAAAGCCAGTTATCCAGTGATGCAGGAAGTTTGTGCTAAGATGACTAAAtatttggaattagaaacgcTGAAACCGATCGAGGGCGGCTTAAATGCTAAAGAG TTGGCAACGAGATTTACTACAGAGGTTGTAGCCAATTGCGTTTATGGTGTCGAAGCCGGGGCATTTGAAGATGGCGAGTGCAAGATCCGAGAAATGGGAGCTAAACTAATGAGTCAATCACTTTCGATCCAACTTTACTTCCTGTTCGTATCATTATTTCCTAGGATGACGAATATTTGCAGAATGCGAATGGTGACACATGATACTGAAAGGTTTTTTGCCGATTTAATGGAGACAGCAATTCGATTGAGAAAGGAGACCAAGAGTGACCGGGTTGATTTTCTCAACTATCTGTTGCAACTGCAGGAAAAGAAGAATCTATCGACTCTCGAAATGGCTGCACATACAATGACATTCTTTTTGGATGGATTCGAAACTTCAAGCGTTTTAATATCGAACTGCCTACATTTG TTAGCGGAGCATCGGGACATTCAACAGAAACTTCGGGATGAGATAAATGCTGCGGTTGCCTCTGAGGGAGGTCTCTCATATGAAAAATTACTTGATTTGCCCTACTTAGAACAGTGTATTAACG AAACTCTTCGTCTTCGAACTCCCCTTCCAAGCAACACTAAGCTTTGTACGGAAAACTGTGAAATCAGAACTAGCAAGGACAAAATTATACAGTTGGAAAAGGGCACTGTGGTTTCAATTCCATATTATTCGTTTCATCATGATTCTGATTATTATCCCGATCCAGAAAAGTTCGATCCGGAACGATTTAGTCCTGAAAACGGAGGAGTGAAGAAGTATAAAGATATGGGTGTTTTCCTACCATTTGGAGATGGACCACGAATTTGTTTAG GTATGAGATTTGCGCAGTGTCAATCAAAAGCTGCTATTGCTGAAATTATTCGAAATTGGGAAATAGCAGTCGATCCCCAAACAAAATCTGAATTTGTCATTGACCCGAAACAATTTCTGTGCCTTCCCGAGGGAGGTACTTGGTTAGATTTCCGGCGGATCGTTAATTGA